Proteins from a genomic interval of Diaminobutyricimonas aerilata:
- a CDS encoding DUF6069 family protein codes for MSSPSATDRPARGGAVRTTVVLLIAAAVAVAVNALVAALAVSAGAPSTYGPLTFPAFTTFTVAGLAAGWAGWIVVRRRARKPRRALAVLVPLVVAVSFVPDVALLILRFIPGTTTAAVVALMAMHLVVAAVAIPAYALAAPVRASDAARTGASGGRVSAARA; via the coding sequence ATGTCGTCCCCTTCCGCCACCGACCGCCCGGCTCGCGGCGGCGCCGTCCGCACCACGGTCGTCCTTCTCATCGCGGCGGCAGTGGCTGTCGCCGTGAACGCCCTCGTGGCGGCACTCGCCGTCTCGGCAGGTGCGCCGTCGACCTACGGGCCGCTCACCTTCCCCGCCTTCACCACGTTCACCGTCGCCGGTCTCGCCGCGGGTTGGGCGGGGTGGATCGTCGTGCGACGCCGCGCCCGTAAGCCGCGGCGCGCACTCGCGGTGCTCGTCCCGCTCGTGGTCGCCGTGTCGTTCGTGCCCGACGTGGCGCTGCTCATCCTGCGGTTCATCCCCGGCACGACGACGGCGGCCGTGGTCGCCCTCATGGCGATGCACCTCGTCGTCGCGGCGGTCGCGATCCCCGCGTACGCGCTCGCGGCCCCGGTGCGGGCGAGCGACGCGGCACGCACTGGCGCCTCCGGCGGCAGGGTCAGCGCCGCACGGGCTTGA
- a CDS encoding Pr6Pr family membrane protein produces the protein MTIAPDRRAALLVGIARIVVALAVIAVLLYTYALGVAAGRSSLFDYFGYFTNLTSLLTSSVLLVAGFIAVTGHRAPRWLTAARALGTTYMLLVGLVYNVLVPGTGTAPPWVSVVLHVIFPILVVADWLAGPDRHAIPWALLVIVLPYPIVRVTVVLVRGATDGWVPYGFLLPSHGAATLAAHVAALLAVLLVLGAAVWSVGRRRS, from the coding sequence GTGACGATCGCTCCGGACCGACGCGCTGCGCTCCTCGTCGGCATCGCTCGGATCGTCGTAGCCCTCGCGGTGATCGCCGTTCTGCTGTACACCTACGCGCTCGGTGTGGCCGCCGGTCGATCGAGTCTGTTCGACTACTTCGGCTACTTCACGAACCTCACGAGCCTGCTCACGAGCTCGGTGCTACTCGTCGCCGGATTCATCGCGGTCACCGGTCACCGGGCTCCGCGCTGGCTCACTGCCGCTCGTGCACTCGGCACGACCTACATGCTGCTGGTCGGGCTGGTCTACAACGTCCTGGTGCCAGGCACCGGCACGGCGCCGCCGTGGGTGAGCGTGGTGCTCCACGTGATCTTCCCGATCCTCGTCGTGGCCGACTGGCTCGCGGGACCGGATCGGCACGCTATCCCGTGGGCTCTCCTCGTGATTGTGTTGCCCTACCCGATCGTGCGGGTGACCGTGGTGCTGGTGCGCGGTGCCACGGACGGGTGGGTGCCCTACGGCTTCCTGCTCCCCTCCCACGGCGCGGCGACGTTGGCGGCACACGTCGCCGCTCTCCTCGCCGTGCTCCTGGTGCTGGGGGCCGCAGTGTGGTCCGTCGGCCGACGTCGATCCTGA
- a CDS encoding ammonium transporter, protein MTDGWVVTTSALVLAAVLAGAIPALLRGVRGAVLAVALPTLLWAVVLGVGLAVGAVRAVPAVLLYLAGAVLLSVAAAYVLGPATVSSGALVLSTLLWPTLLLVPLGVGLFGGPAAWLVLDARVADYGGALLFAVPLSALYVVRAVLALEPPEDSPHARRPLLATSSMWIAAVVWMIGVELRIDEVTPVVLLAAVVVPGVSAVGWAVVQLIRRHRIDTVGVCSGATAGVMATLAAAPSVDLLWGAVLGGVTGTSSAIVAYSAHRAAWRPGSLRNVLALLPVPAAIGVAFLGLFGLERGFVYSGSLDPVIAQFGAVLGVVLWSGVAALIVALPLLIAQQVRRSRAARASA, encoded by the coding sequence GTGACGGACGGATGGGTCGTGACGACGAGCGCACTCGTTCTCGCTGCCGTGCTGGCCGGCGCCATCCCGGCGCTGCTGCGCGGCGTGCGCGGAGCGGTGCTCGCGGTCGCGCTGCCGACGCTGCTCTGGGCGGTCGTGCTCGGCGTCGGACTCGCGGTCGGGGCGGTGCGGGCGGTGCCCGCGGTGCTGCTCTACCTCGCGGGTGCCGTGCTGCTGTCCGTCGCCGCCGCCTACGTGCTCGGACCGGCCACCGTCTCCTCCGGGGCCCTCGTGCTCTCCACGCTGCTGTGGCCCACGTTGCTGCTCGTCCCGCTCGGCGTCGGCTTGTTCGGCGGACCGGCGGCCTGGCTCGTGCTCGACGCGCGTGTCGCCGACTACGGGGGAGCGCTGCTCTTCGCGGTTCCGCTGAGCGCCCTCTACGTGGTGCGCGCCGTACTCGCCCTCGAGCCGCCCGAGGACTCCCCGCACGCACGGCGTCCGCTGCTCGCGACGTCGTCGATGTGGATCGCCGCAGTCGTGTGGATGATCGGGGTCGAGCTGCGGATCGACGAGGTGACGCCGGTCGTGCTGCTCGCCGCGGTCGTGGTGCCGGGTGTCTCCGCTGTCGGCTGGGCCGTGGTGCAGCTCATCCGTCGCCATCGCATCGACACGGTGGGCGTCTGCTCCGGTGCGACCGCCGGCGTGATGGCGACCCTCGCCGCGGCCCCGTCGGTGGACCTGCTGTGGGGAGCCGTGCTCGGCGGCGTCACCGGCACGAGCTCGGCGATCGTCGCGTACTCCGCCCACCGCGCGGCGTGGAGGCCGGGCTCGCTGCGCAACGTGCTCGCGCTGCTGCCGGTCCCGGCGGCGATCGGCGTGGCGTTCCTCGGCCTGTTCGGGCTCGAGCGGGGCTTCGTCTACTCCGGTTCGCTCGATCCGGTGATCGCCCAGTTCGGTGCAGTGCTCGGCGTGGTGCTCTGGTCGGGTGTCGCGGCGCTCATCGTCGCTCTGCCGCTGCTCATCGCCCAGCAGGTGCGGCGCAGCCGCGCCGCCCGCGCCTCCGCCTGA
- a CDS encoding ammonium transporter — MDQGNTAFLLIAAALVLLMTPGLAFFYGGLVKAKSVISMMMMSFGALGLIGVLWVLYGYAISFADGPDGAAADANFIGIDGVLGINLGEIGLGDSYAEASVTEADFPNLAFVAFQATFAILTVALISGAIADRAKFGAWMVFAGVWATVVYFPVASWVFNFTLGEDGSVVDGGWIAYTVGAIDFAGGTAVHINAGAAALALALVLGKRVNFAKGAHVPHNPPFVLLGAGLLWFGWFGFNAGSELAADGIAAIAFLNTIAAPAAAILGWLVVEKIKDGKPTSIGAASGAVAGLVAITPACAVLTPGWSLLLGAIAGVVCALAIDLKFKLGFDDSLDVVGIHLVGGLVGTLYIGLFATDLGLFTGGDASQLGKQALAAFAVLIYSFVLSFAIGWVINKTMGFRVRNEDEVAGIDTVVHGETGYVLAD, encoded by the coding sequence ATGGATCAAGGCAACACGGCCTTCCTGCTCATCGCCGCGGCCCTCGTTCTGCTCATGACCCCCGGTCTGGCGTTCTTCTACGGCGGGCTCGTCAAGGCGAAGAGCGTCATCAGCATGATGATGATGAGCTTCGGCGCGCTCGGGCTGATCGGCGTGCTGTGGGTGCTGTACGGCTACGCGATCTCCTTCGCGGACGGTCCGGACGGCGCGGCGGCGGACGCGAACTTCATCGGCATCGACGGTGTGCTCGGCATCAACCTCGGCGAGATCGGACTCGGCGACTCGTACGCCGAGGCGTCGGTCACCGAGGCGGACTTCCCGAACCTCGCCTTCGTCGCCTTCCAGGCCACCTTCGCCATCCTCACCGTCGCCCTCATCTCGGGTGCGATCGCCGACCGCGCCAAGTTCGGCGCGTGGATGGTCTTCGCCGGTGTGTGGGCCACGGTCGTCTACTTCCCCGTCGCGAGCTGGGTGTTCAACTTCACGCTCGGCGAAGACGGCTCGGTCGTCGACGGCGGCTGGATCGCCTACACGGTCGGCGCGATCGACTTCGCCGGTGGAACCGCGGTGCACATCAACGCCGGTGCCGCCGCGCTCGCCCTGGCGCTCGTGCTCGGCAAGCGCGTCAACTTCGCCAAGGGCGCACACGTGCCGCACAACCCGCCGTTCGTGCTGCTCGGCGCCGGTCTGCTGTGGTTCGGCTGGTTCGGCTTCAACGCCGGCTCGGAGCTCGCCGCGGACGGCATCGCGGCGATCGCCTTCCTCAACACGATCGCCGCTCCCGCGGCCGCCATCCTCGGTTGGCTCGTCGTCGAGAAGATCAAGGACGGCAAGCCCACCTCGATCGGTGCCGCGTCGGGCGCCGTCGCGGGTCTCGTCGCCATCACCCCCGCGTGCGCCGTGCTCACGCCCGGCTGGTCGCTGCTGCTCGGTGCGATCGCCGGTGTGGTGTGCGCTCTCGCGATCGACCTGAAATTCAAGCTCGGCTTCGACGACTCGCTCGACGTGGTGGGCATCCACCTCGTCGGCGGCCTCGTGGGCACGCTCTACATCGGTCTCTTCGCGACCGATCTGGGCCTGTTCACCGGTGGTGACGCGAGCCAGCTCGGCAAGCAGGCGCTCGCCGCCTTCGCGGTGCTGATCTACTCGTTCGTTCTCTCCTTCGCCATCGGCTGGGTCATCAACAAGACGATGGGCTTCCGCGTAAGGAACGAAGACGAGGTCGCCGGAATCGACACGGTCGTGCACGGCGAGACCGGATACGTGCTCGCCGACTGA
- the nhaA gene encoding Na+/H+ antiporter NhaA — translation MPGSLVGVVFPTPKGVMRFLRSERYSAVLLLAAAAAGLLLANTAAGPGLTALRDTYLDIPPLGIHLTVGHWVTDGLLAIFFFLAAIELRHELTRGELDSARKALVPTIAAVGGVVVPAIVFLLVVHDAELQNGWPIPTATDIAFALGVLAVVGRGLPSRIRALLLALAVIDDLIAILIIAMFFTEELLPLPLLLAVPVVLLFGWISRRTPRGSRIALLVALGVLAWYLVLQSGVHATIAGVALGLIMAPRTAAPARHAMEPWSNLIVLPVFAFVAALVALPAVSIDRLSPVFWGIVLALPLGKLVGITGAAFIATRLSRSGRRPSPLPLGDILVVASLGGIGFTVSLLMNELAFESSREVAAEGTIAVILGSLISAVVAIVLTSLRARRYRRRARVL, via the coding sequence GTGCCGGGAAGTCTGGTCGGCGTCGTGTTCCCGACCCCGAAGGGCGTCATGCGTTTCCTCCGTTCCGAGCGTTACTCGGCCGTGCTGCTGCTCGCCGCCGCGGCCGCCGGCCTCCTGCTGGCGAACACCGCCGCGGGCCCCGGACTGACCGCCCTCCGCGACACCTACCTCGACATCCCGCCGCTCGGCATCCACCTGACGGTCGGGCACTGGGTCACCGATGGGCTGCTCGCGATCTTCTTCTTCCTCGCGGCGATCGAACTGCGCCACGAACTGACCCGCGGCGAACTCGACAGCGCCCGGAAGGCGCTCGTGCCGACGATCGCGGCCGTCGGCGGTGTCGTAGTGCCCGCGATCGTGTTCCTGCTGGTCGTGCACGATGCGGAACTCCAGAACGGCTGGCCCATCCCCACCGCCACTGATATCGCCTTCGCTCTCGGCGTGCTCGCGGTCGTCGGGCGCGGCCTCCCGAGCCGCATCCGCGCCCTGCTGCTCGCGCTCGCCGTGATCGACGACCTCATCGCGATCCTCATCATCGCCATGTTCTTCACCGAAGAGCTGCTGCCGCTCCCCCTGCTGCTCGCCGTGCCGGTCGTGCTGCTGTTCGGGTGGATCTCGCGGCGCACCCCCCGCGGGTCGCGCATCGCCCTGCTCGTCGCGCTCGGCGTGCTCGCCTGGTACCTCGTTCTGCAGTCGGGGGTGCACGCCACCATCGCCGGTGTCGCGCTCGGCCTGATCATGGCGCCGCGCACGGCCGCCCCCGCCCGGCATGCGATGGAGCCCTGGTCGAACCTCATCGTGCTGCCGGTGTTCGCGTTCGTCGCGGCGCTCGTCGCCCTGCCTGCCGTGTCGATCGATCGGCTGAGCCCCGTCTTCTGGGGCATCGTGCTCGCCCTGCCGCTGGGCAAGCTCGTCGGGATCACCGGCGCGGCGTTCATCGCGACCCGCCTGTCGCGATCCGGCCGGCGCCCGTCGCCGCTGCCGCTCGGCGACATCCTCGTCGTCGCGTCCCTCGGCGGCATCGGCTTCACGGTGTCGCTGCTCATGAACGAGCTCGCGTTCGAGAGCTCACGCGAGGTCGCCGCGGAGGGGACGATCGCGGTGATCCTGGGGTCGCTCATCTCGGCCGTCGTCGCCATCGTGCTCACCTCGCTGCGCGCTCGGCGCTACCGGCGGAGGGCGCGGGTGCTCTGA
- the zapE gene encoding cell division protein ZapE, which translates to MTTVGSLTDRAPAVGGRELAAQLVPPRQFADASFSSYRPDADYPSQAEALAAVQRFAEGPKPTGGLFRRKAPASRPGVYLDGGFGVGKTHLLAALWHAANGRKYFGTFIEYTALVGALGFAEAVALLRGASLVAIDEFELDDPGDTMVMSRLLGELVASGTRIAATSNTPPNALGEGRFAAADFLREIHALAERFDTIRIDGLDYRRRDIEGHARTVDDSEVERLVQEGPAEHTSDRFDDVIAHLATVHPSRYVALVDGLGSVGLRGVRVLADQTEALRFVAFVDRLYDAQVRLVASGEPLDSVFAADMLAGGYRKKYLRAISRLIALTTGSD; encoded by the coding sequence ATGACCACGGTCGGCTCTCTCACGGATCGCGCGCCCGCGGTCGGCGGACGGGAGCTCGCCGCCCAGCTCGTACCGCCGCGCCAGTTCGCGGACGCCTCGTTCTCGAGCTACCGACCGGATGCGGACTACCCGTCCCAAGCGGAGGCGCTCGCCGCGGTGCAGCGGTTCGCCGAGGGGCCCAAGCCCACAGGCGGCCTGTTCCGTCGCAAGGCTCCGGCCTCCCGCCCCGGCGTGTACCTCGACGGCGGGTTCGGCGTCGGCAAGACCCACCTCCTCGCCGCCCTCTGGCATGCGGCGAACGGGCGGAAGTACTTCGGCACCTTCATCGAGTACACCGCTCTCGTCGGCGCCCTCGGCTTCGCGGAAGCGGTCGCTCTGCTGCGTGGGGCGTCGCTCGTGGCGATCGACGAGTTCGAGCTCGACGATCCCGGCGACACGATGGTGATGAGCCGGCTGCTCGGCGAACTCGTGGCGTCGGGCACCCGCATCGCGGCGACCTCCAACACGCCGCCGAACGCCCTCGGGGAGGGGCGGTTCGCCGCCGCCGACTTCCTGCGCGAGATCCACGCGCTCGCCGAACGGTTCGACACCATCCGGATCGACGGCCTCGACTACCGACGGCGCGACATCGAGGGTCACGCGCGCACGGTCGACGATTCCGAGGTCGAGCGGCTCGTGCAGGAGGGGCCGGCCGAACACACGTCGGACCGCTTCGACGACGTCATCGCGCACCTCGCCACGGTGCATCCGTCGCGCTATGTCGCCCTCGTCGACGGGCTCGGAAGCGTCGGCCTGCGCGGGGTGCGCGTGCTCGCGGACCAGACCGAGGCGCTGCGTTTCGTCGCGTTCGTCGACCGTCTCTACGACGCGCAGGTGCGCCTCGTGGCGAGCGGAGAGCCACTCGACTCGGTGTTCGCCGCCGACATGCTCGCCGGCGGCTACCGCAAGAAGTACCTGCGCGCCATCTCGCGGCTCATCGCGCTCACCACCGGTAGCGACTGA
- a CDS encoding sulfurtransferase, giving the protein MTVEFDTDPRFADYAHPERLVSGEWLEQHLGAEGLVVVESDEDVLLYETGHIPGAVKIDWHTDLNDPVQRDYVTGEQFAALLASRGIARDTTVVIYGDKSNWWAAYALWVFTLFGHEDVRLLDGGRDKWIAEGRPITTDAPEISPAEYPVVERRDDAIRAFKDDVLAHLGNPLIDVRSPEEFSGERTTAPAYPEEGALRAGHIPTALNVPWGKAAAEDGSFKPVSELDEIYRAQAGLRDGDSVIAYCRIGERSSHTWFVLTHLLGFEGVRNYDGSWTEWGSAVRVPIARGSEPGELPAR; this is encoded by the coding sequence GTGACCGTCGAGTTCGACACCGATCCCCGATTCGCCGACTACGCGCACCCCGAGCGCCTCGTGAGCGGTGAATGGCTGGAGCAACACCTCGGCGCCGAGGGGCTCGTGGTCGTCGAATCCGACGAGGACGTGCTGCTCTACGAGACCGGACACATCCCGGGCGCGGTGAAGATCGACTGGCACACCGACCTCAACGACCCGGTGCAGCGCGACTACGTCACGGGTGAGCAGTTCGCCGCCCTCCTCGCTTCCCGCGGCATCGCCCGCGACACGACCGTCGTGATCTACGGCGACAAGAGCAACTGGTGGGCCGCGTACGCGTTGTGGGTGTTCACCCTCTTCGGCCACGAGGATGTGCGCCTGCTCGACGGTGGACGGGACAAGTGGATCGCCGAAGGCCGGCCGATCACGACTGACGCCCCCGAGATCAGCCCCGCGGAGTACCCGGTCGTCGAGCGTCGCGACGACGCGATCCGCGCCTTCAAGGACGACGTGCTCGCGCACCTCGGCAACCCCCTCATCGACGTCCGCTCGCCGGAGGAGTTCAGCGGCGAGCGCACCACCGCGCCCGCCTATCCGGAGGAAGGCGCCCTGCGCGCCGGACACATCCCCACCGCGCTCAACGTGCCGTGGGGGAAGGCGGCGGCCGAGGACGGTTCGTTCAAGCCCGTGTCCGAGCTGGACGAGATCTACCGGGCCCAGGCCGGCCTACGCGACGGTGATAGCGTGATCGCCTACTGCCGGATCGGTGAGCGCTCGAGCCACACCTGGTTCGTGCTCACCCACCTGCTCGGGTTCGAAGGAGTGCGCAACTATGACGGCTCCTGGACGGAGTGGGGCAGCGCGGTGCGCGTCCCGATCGCGCGCGGGAGCGAGCCCGGCGAGCTCCCCGCGCGCTGA
- a CDS encoding SufE family protein, with amino-acid sequence MAEVTGALAEIREEFLAVEQRERLQLLLEFANELPALPERYADHPDLLERVEECQSPVFIFVEVDEADRVHMHATAPREAPTTRGFASILAQGLDGMTVDEVLAVPDDYPQTIGLNDAVSPLRIRGMTAMLGRAKRQLRLRTGA; translated from the coding sequence ATGGCTGAGGTGACCGGCGCGCTCGCCGAGATCCGCGAGGAGTTCCTCGCCGTCGAACAACGTGAGCGGCTGCAACTGCTGCTCGAGTTCGCGAACGAACTGCCGGCCCTGCCGGAACGGTACGCGGACCACCCCGACCTGCTCGAACGCGTCGAGGAGTGCCAGTCGCCGGTGTTCATCTTCGTGGAGGTCGACGAGGCCGACCGCGTGCACATGCACGCGACCGCGCCGCGGGAGGCCCCCACGACGCGCGGCTTCGCGTCGATCCTCGCGCAGGGCCTCGACGGGATGACCGTCGACGAGGTGCTCGCGGTGCCCGACGACTACCCGCAGACGATCGGTCTGAACGATGCCGTCAGTCCGCTGCGCATCCGCGGGATGACCGCGATGCTCGGCCGGGCGAAGCGGCAGTTGCGGTTGCGGACCGGCGCGTGA
- a CDS encoding dihydrofolate reductase family protein, with protein MILRRLLPDAGELDIADTAGRDALLREYAPPPGAHLRLNMIASLDGSAVGDDGTSESLSNRVDRRILGVIRELADAVIVGAASVRAEGYQIPRASRLAVVTATGDLGGHRFERAAEPVLVLGPAHAVARAADELGDLIEAVPLPDGSGPSAILDALHGRGLRSLVSEGGPTLARRLLEHGLVDEFCLSWSPRLVGARLPLVGAGALDPVTLRPIALFSDDEGSLYGRWIPAGA; from the coding sequence GTGATCCTGCGGCGGCTGCTGCCGGATGCGGGCGAGCTCGACATCGCAGACACCGCGGGCCGCGACGCGTTGCTGCGGGAATACGCTCCCCCGCCCGGCGCCCACCTGCGGTTGAACATGATCGCGAGCCTCGACGGCAGCGCCGTGGGAGACGACGGCACGTCCGAGTCGCTCAGCAACCGGGTGGACCGCCGCATCCTCGGCGTCATCCGCGAGCTCGCGGATGCGGTGATCGTCGGGGCGGCGAGCGTGCGGGCCGAGGGCTACCAGATCCCCCGCGCGTCGCGACTCGCGGTCGTGACGGCGACCGGCGATCTCGGTGGGCACCGGTTCGAGCGGGCCGCGGAGCCGGTGCTCGTCCTCGGACCCGCGCACGCCGTGGCTCGTGCCGCCGACGAACTCGGCGACCTCATCGAAGCCGTTCCACTCCCGGACGGATCGGGACCGTCCGCGATTCTCGACGCCCTCCACGGACGGGGATTGCGCTCCCTCGTGAGCGAGGGCGGTCCGACGCTCGCCCGCCGTCTGCTCGAGCACGGGCTCGTCGACGAGTTCTGCCTCAGTTGGTCGCCGCGCCTCGTCGGAGCGCGCCTCCCCCTCGTCGGCGCCGGTGCGCTCGACCCGGTGACGCTGCGACCGATCGCGCTGTTCAGCGACGACGAGGGCTCGTTGTACGGCCGCTGGATTCCCGCAGGCGCGTGA
- a CDS encoding alpha/beta hydrolase family protein translates to MPASRRWRPRRVAGLAALGAVAASALVGATAAVTTVLVARTVITPPRRRIEDTRVLAVEGDRVVLSRSADATVPGRYSFWFDHGRGHAKLGDIVAHDDRSVTRELLGVDFGDIARARRGRFAGWFWLSPRDLPYEHRQVEIATEVGPAPAWLVPGGDGSDWVIQVHGRAVRRSEALRAIPVFHDAGYTSLLISYRNDGDAPESGDGRYALGDREWRDVEAAMRFALEHGATRIVLMGWSMGGATVLQAVTRSTVADAVVGVILESPVVDWVTTLTYQSEELGLPPAIRRGVIALLGGRRGHRLAGLAEPIDFARLDLVANADELHVPTLILHSDDDGFVPVTASRALALARPDTVTFEAFTVARHTKLWNYDADRWNAAIGSWLTRLRESSGRTTSPRRR, encoded by the coding sequence ATGCCCGCATCGCGTCGCTGGCGCCCGCGCCGCGTCGCCGGCCTCGCCGCTCTCGGCGCCGTCGCCGCATCCGCCCTCGTCGGCGCGACCGCGGCCGTGACCACCGTGCTCGTCGCGCGGACCGTCATCACGCCCCCGCGGCGGCGCATCGAGGACACCCGCGTTCTCGCGGTCGAGGGCGACCGCGTCGTGCTGTCGCGCTCGGCCGATGCGACGGTGCCCGGGCGGTACAGCTTCTGGTTCGACCACGGCCGCGGTCACGCCAAACTCGGCGACATCGTCGCGCACGACGACCGCTCGGTCACCCGCGAGCTGCTCGGAGTCGACTTCGGCGACATCGCCCGCGCCCGCCGCGGCCGCTTCGCCGGCTGGTTCTGGCTGAGCCCGCGCGACCTGCCGTACGAGCACCGCCAGGTCGAGATCGCGACCGAGGTCGGCCCCGCGCCGGCATGGCTGGTCCCCGGGGGCGACGGCTCGGACTGGGTCATCCAGGTGCACGGGCGCGCGGTGCGCCGCTCGGAGGCGCTGCGCGCGATCCCCGTCTTCCACGACGCCGGATACACGTCACTGCTCATCTCGTACCGCAACGACGGCGACGCGCCGGAGAGCGGCGACGGGCGGTACGCGCTCGGCGATCGTGAATGGCGGGACGTCGAGGCGGCCATGCGGTTCGCGCTCGAGCACGGGGCGACCCGGATCGTGCTCATGGGCTGGTCGATGGGCGGAGCCACCGTGCTGCAGGCGGTCACCCGCTCGACGGTCGCGGATGCGGTGGTCGGGGTGATCCTCGAGTCCCCGGTCGTCGACTGGGTCACGACGCTCACCTACCAGAGCGAGGAGCTCGGCTTGCCTCCCGCGATCCGCCGCGGCGTCATCGCCCTGCTCGGCGGGCGGCGGGGGCACCGGCTCGCCGGGCTCGCCGAGCCGATCGACTTCGCCCGGCTCGACCTCGTCGCCAACGCCGACGAGCTCCACGTGCCCACCCTCATCCTGCACAGTGACGACGACGGGTTCGTGCCCGTCACGGCGTCACGCGCCCTCGCGCTCGCCCGCCCCGACACGGTCACCTTCGAGGCGTTCACGGTGGCGCGTCACACCAAGCTGTGGAACTACGACGCCGACCGCTGGAACGCCGCCATCGGATCGTGGCTCACGCGCCTGCGGGAATCCAGCGGCCGTACAACGAGCCCTCGTCGTCGCTGA
- a CDS encoding DUF3000 domain-containing protein, with translation MAPSSAPPPAFVAAVDAVRSASLRSELVVTEIPAPGSLAPHAIALAADVTPARHDDDSELGTGRFVLLHDPEAPDAWGGIFRVVCFAQAPLETEIGIDPFVADVTWSWLEDALEARGAHYIAASGTATKIISTGYGELASQGDGAQLELRASWTPTDADLGAHVEGWAELLCVLAGLPPAGDGVPLLSSRRMGRA, from the coding sequence GTGGCCCCCAGTTCCGCACCACCCCCGGCGTTCGTCGCTGCCGTCGACGCCGTGCGTTCCGCGTCCCTCCGGTCGGAGCTCGTGGTGACGGAGATCCCGGCGCCCGGTTCGCTCGCGCCGCACGCGATCGCGCTCGCCGCCGATGTGACCCCGGCGCGTCACGACGACGACTCGGAGCTCGGCACCGGCCGGTTCGTGCTGCTGCACGATCCGGAGGCGCCGGATGCGTGGGGCGGCATCTTCCGCGTCGTGTGCTTCGCTCAGGCCCCGCTCGAGACGGAGATCGGGATCGATCCGTTCGTCGCCGACGTCACCTGGTCGTGGCTCGAAGACGCGCTCGAGGCCCGCGGGGCCCACTACATCGCCGCGTCCGGCACCGCCACCAAGATCATCTCGACCGGGTACGGCGAACTCGCCAGCCAGGGCGACGGCGCCCAACTCGAGCTGCGCGCCTCGTGGACCCCGACCGACGCCGACCTCGGAGCACATGTGGAAGGCTGGGCGGAGTTGTTGTGTGTGCTGGCGGGGCTCCCGCCGGCCGGAGATGGGGTGCCCTTGCTCTCTTCGCGTCGGATGGGACGTGCCTAG